The nucleotide window CGCTGGCTGACCACTCCGCTGGCACTGCAGGACATCCGTGACGTATTGCTCGCTGGTGCCGTGCCGAATGAGCAATGGGTGACGGCAGATCGCCAGATCGTGGCTATGACTCTGCATGAGCTGCAATCGCTGTGGCAGGCCATCACAGCCCGTGGCGCACAGATCTATCAGCGTCGGCTTGAGATGGAACAGCAAATCGCGGATATGAGCCGCGAGCAGCTGGAGGCATTTGTGCCTGGCTGGCCGGAAGGGAGCATGTAATGGCTCTTCCAAAAGAAACAGCCGTGGAGGCAATCAAGGCAGCTCCACCGGTCAGCGTTACCGCTGCCGTGCTGTCCGGTGTCTCGGTGGCAGATGTGATCCAGTGGCTGACGGTGCTGTATCTCGTCTTGCAGGTGGCCTACCTGCTGGCCAAGTGGCGCAGGGAGTCACGCGCAACCCAATTCAAATCGGAGCGACAGGCATGCGCACACGACAAATAGCTGCGGCCCTGACGCTGTCTGCCTCGGCGCTGGTCGGGATTGCCCTGCACGAAGGCTACCGGGACACGGCATACATTCCGGTACCGGGCGATGTGCCGACCATCGGCTTTGGCACAACCGAAGGCGTGAAGATGGGGGACCGCATCACGCCGCCCAAGGCGCTGGCCCGGGCATTGACCGACGTGCAGAAGTTCGAGGGGGCGCTGAAACAATGCGTTCGCGTGCCATTGCACCAGCACGAGTATGACGCCTTTGTCTCGCTGGCCTACAACATCGGCTCGGGGGCGTTTTGTGGCTCAACGCTGGTGCGAAAGCTCAATGCCGGCGACTACGCCGGAGCGTGTGCCGAAATTGATCGCTGGACCTATGCGGGAGGGAAACGCTTGCCCGGACTGGTCAAGCGTCGGGCAGAGGAGCGGGCCCGGTGTGAGGGGAGGGCGGGATGACTGATCTCTCGCATGGGGCTGTTCGCGTGCTGCTCTGCCTAGTGCTGCTGGCGGGTGCATGGTGGCATGGCCACCGCACTGGCGCTGCGGGTGTGCAGGTCGAATGGGATGCCGATCAGGCCCGCATGACGGCCCGGTTACTGGCTCAGGAACAAGCTACCCGCGCTGCTGAACAGCAACACGCCCAGGCTCTTGCAGCCATCGATGCCCAATACCAGGAGAAGGAACACCATGCCCAACTCGAAAACAACCGTCTGCGTGCTCAGTTGCGTGCTGGCACTGTGCGCCTGTCAGTCCCCGTCGCTGCCGGTAGCTTCAACCTGCCCGCAGATGGTTCCGCCACCGGCAGTCGTGATGCAGCCCCGCGAGCCGAATTTTCGTCAGAGGCTGCTGACGATCTTGTCGCCCTCGCTGACGACGCCGATGCCGTCGTCAGGCAGTTGACTGCGTGTCAGGCGGTGATTGGGGAGTATCAGAGATAAAGAATTGAATGGAAGCGTCGGCTTCTTTATGTCCCGTAAACGGACAGATCAGCGAAGTGCTAGCCATCACGCTGGTACGATATGTGTGGTTCTACAACCCGCATCTGCCACAGTTGACCCTGCAACACCGGACGCTGGTTCATGTCCTGAAGGAATGGCGAAAATAGAGCCCGGATTTGTTCAAGAA belongs to Laribacter hongkongensis DSM 14985 and includes:
- a CDS encoding DUF4376 domain-containing protein, encoding RWLTTPLALQDIRDVLLAGAVPNEQWVTADRQIVAMTLHELQSLWQAITARGAQIYQRRLEMEQQIADMSREQLEAFVPGWPEGSM
- a CDS encoding lysozyme, which encodes MRTRQIAAALTLSASALVGIALHEGYRDTAYIPVPGDVPTIGFGTTEGVKMGDRITPPKALARALTDVQKFEGALKQCVRVPLHQHEYDAFVSLAYNIGSGAFCGSTLVRKLNAGDYAGACAEIDRWTYAGGKRLPGLVKRRAEERARCEGRAG
- a CDS encoding lysis system i-spanin subunit Rz, which translates into the protein MTDLSHGAVRVLLCLVLLAGAWWHGHRTGAAGVQVEWDADQARMTARLLAQEQATRAAEQQHAQALAAIDAQYQEKEHHAQLENNRLRAQLRAGTVRLSVPVAAGSFNLPADGSATGSRDAAPRAEFSSEAADDLVALADDADAVVRQLTACQAVIGEYQR